In Oryza sativa Japonica Group chromosome 3, ASM3414082v1, one DNA window encodes the following:
- the LOC136351151 gene encoding F-box/LRR-repeat protein At3g48880-like: protein MASSSPPVRPWADLQHDLLVMIMSRVGLPDLLSGGATRACSAWRASARDPLVWRRVDLRDWAVLTSARRRLAAGDGEAAAAGRGRVPLQAALCSVLEIVVRRAAGRMEALLLPEFADEEHLLFLAQRNPNLHYFSLPATCITYDQFRKAIDKLQFLKGMAVDEGLINHDVLSHVHQCCPDFLELKVFALYVDEEMASIICNSLPRLKKLEIPNSDMSCAAIIKFLDCLEELEYLDISGYETSAISSAVLQKASRLNIFIWNSKFELGEFTDCSNCGEHCINPQEPCKCVMEHRVMDWLAGPSQPS from the exons atggcgtcgtcgtcgccgccggtccgGCCATGGGCGGACCTGCAGCACGACCTGCTCGTGATGATCATGTCCCGGGTGGGCCTCCCCGATCTCCTCTCCGGCGGCGCCACCCGCGCCTGCTCCGCATGGCGGGCCTCGGCGCGCGACCCGCTCGTGTGGCGCCGCGTTGACCTCCGCGACTGGGCCGTCCTGACCTCGGCCCGGCGCCGGCTCGCTGCGGGAGACGGTGAAGCAGCAGCCGCCGGGCGCGGGCGTGTCCCTCTTCAAGCCGCTCTCTGCAGTGTGCTGGAGATCGTCGTGCGGCGGGCGGCCGGTCGGATGGAGGCCTTGCTCCTACCGGAGTTCGCCGATGAGGAGcacctcctcttcctcgctcAGAG GAATCCAAATCTGCACTATTTCAGCCTTCCTGCCACATGTATAACTTATGATCAGTTCCGTAAGGCAATTGACAAATTACAATTTCTTAAAGGCATGGCAGTGGATGAGGGTCTTATTAATCACGATGTTCTCAGCCATGTACATCAGTGTTGTCCAGATTTTCTGGAGTTGAAGGTGTTTGCTCTTTATGTCGACGAAGAGATGGCTTCAATCATTTGCAACTCCCTTCCACGTCTGAAGAAGCTTGAGATACCAAACTCTGATATGTCTTGTGCTGCAATAATAAAATTCCTTGATTGCCTAGAGGAGCTTGAGTACTTGGACATATCTGGTTATGAGACTTCGGCAATATCAAGTGCTGTGCTCCAAAAAGCTTCTCGGCTGAACATCTTCATCTGGAACTCAAAATTTGAGCTTGGGGAGTTCACGGACTGTTCGAATTGTGGTGAACATTGCATTAATCCTCAAGAGCCTTGTAAGTGCGTGATGGAGCACAGAGTCATGGACTGGCTGGCTGGACCTTCACAACCTTCCTGA
- the LOC4333256 gene encoding uncharacterized protein, translating into MGFVSGIDDFVFPPGQAFQFGSLDFITNDFGNISLLDSDPNQSGRGQASAPFGLPNSAEIYSKIISSESASNYSEEIQSTSTRPDQDDGAYPSILMKLPDDLAAIFTTRMSPPRRSRRDLVSAPIQSSSREVGVILQPLGTVSTEELDGYLSFPGVDSRPTEILEYDNFGYHYDYSNLDDFDEGYEDNYMPLFFGVFMANNETA; encoded by the coding sequence ATGGGTTttgtctccggcatcgacgacttcgtcttccctcccgggcaggcgttccagttcggcagcctcgacttcatcactaACGACTTTGGCAATatttctctccttgactcggatccGAACCAGTCAGGGAGAGGTCAGGCCTCTGCCCCGTTCGGTCTCCCAAACTCGGCCGAGATctactccaagatcatctcATCTGAGTCGGCTTCAAACTACTCGGAAGAGATCCAATCTACTTCGACACGACCTGATCAAGACGATGGGGCCTATCCTTcaatcctgatgaagctccccgatgACTTGGCTGCTATTTTTACCACAAGGATGTCTCCTCCCCGTAGGTCTAGACGGGATCTGGTCTCTGCTCCAATCCAATctagctccagggaagtcggcgtcatactcCAGCCTCTCGGGACAGTTTCGACGGAAGAATTGGACGGCTACCTCAGCTTCCCCGGTGTCGACTCTCGACCGACGGAGATCCTCGAGTACGACAACttcggctaccactacgacTACAGcaacctcgacgacttcgacgaaggCTACGAAGACAACTACATGCCTCTCTTctttggcgttttcatggctAATAACGAGACGGCATAA